From Tachypleus tridentatus isolate NWPU-2018 chromosome 8, ASM421037v1, whole genome shotgun sequence, a single genomic window includes:
- the LOC143223109 gene encoding ephrin type-A receptor 4-A-like isoform X1 encodes MAPRGKERWRTLAVLTLCWWLYQPSASNQVVLLDTTTESSLDWTRYPYGPQARTPGWVEESFTNFEQGINWRSFVVCDVAYSNVNNWLWTPFVERRDASRIYIEIKFSMRDCNLFPGMALSCKETFSLLYYEFDAATKEPPPWEPESYRLVDRIAADEGRFTSTSEVIINTEVRSIPVTKKGMYFAFRDQGACLSIIAIKVYYMTCPNITLNLAFFPDSPTGREVTEIVEVEGQCVINSEVVDPPKLLCKGDGNWTLPSGGCKCKAGYEFRDHSCQVCSVGTYKSSVGNSRCRSCPLHSSALYKGSIECTCDERYYRAPTDLKDAPCSQPPSVPQNLSVSFVDQSTVILTWQPPRTSGGRNDTTYRLTCDVCGHGVSYVPSQMGFSETKVTISGLNPVTTYRFQIYAENGVSSYSESQFVERTVTTAASVYHVSIKASSLVNNVRVLSVKSAVVVLAWDPPEDPYIQTEIYEVRYFVHGQENNSSSVLTKKPESSLTGLMYKTKYGFQVRVKTIHGWGEYSKPIYTTTGQLVDSTAYIEEDEDEVQVRIIAGATVAVVVLVVVIVVMIVLYIRRSSDDYNKKQPSDCDTLDYGTGEGKKLVPGLEHPPIVPTAGMTTLLFTHCGGPRSYIDPHTYEDPNQAVREFAKEIDASHITIEAIIGGGEFGDVCKGKLKVPSQPEITVAIKTLKPGSPDKARMDFLTEASIMGQFDHPNVIYLQGVVTKSYPVMIITEYMGNGSLDTFLRANDGKFQVIQLVGMLRGIAAGMQYLSEMNYIHRDLAARNVLVNNSLVCKIADFGLSREIESTAEGAYTTRGGKIPVRWTAPEAIAFRKFTSASDVWSFGIVCWEVMSYGERPYWNWSNQDVIKSIEKGYRLPAPMDCSEALHQLMLDCWQNERSYRPSFSSIVTTLDKLSRCPDSLRKIANNNSFVDFRNQNPLDPHTSDMMLFKSIAEWLDSLKMIRYLENFDHAGITTMEAVARLTHKDLTTLGVTLAGHQKKLLNSIQMLRAQMSEGFLV; translated from the exons TGGGTGGAGGAAAGTTTCACCAACTTTGAGCAAGGTATCAATTGGAGATCATTCGTGGTGTGTGATGTGGCCTATAGTAACGTAAATAACTGGTTGTGGACACCGTTCGTGGAGCGAAGAGATGCTAGCCGAATTTATATTGAGATTAAGTTTAGTATGCGAGACTGTAACCTGTTTCCTGGAATGGCACTGTCTTGTAAGGAGACTTTCTCTCTCCTTTACTACGAATTCGACGCGGCAACGAAGGAACCTCCTCCTTGGGAACCCGAGTCGTACAGGCTTGTAGACCGTATTGCAGCAGATGAAGGTCGGTTCACTTCAACGAGTGAGGTCATCATCAACACTGAAGTTCGTAGCATTCCGGTTACGAAAAAAGGAATGTACTTTGCATTTCGCGACCAGGGTGCTTGCTTGTCAATAATTGCAATTAAAGTGTATTACATGACTTGCCCAAACATCACGCTTAATCTCGCTTTCTTCCCAGACAGCCCTACGGGCCGAGAGGTTACAGAGATCGTAGAAGTTGAAGGTCAGTGTGTTATTAATTCTGAGGTTGTTGATCCGCCCAAGTTGCTCTGTAAGGGAGATGGAAACTGGACCCTACCCTCTGGTGGCTGTAAATGCAAGGCTGGTTATGAGTTTAGAGACCACAGTTGTCAAG TTTGTTCTGTTGGAACGTACAAATCTTCAGTTGGAAACAGCAGGTGTAGGTCCTGCCCTCTTCACAGCTCTGCCCTCTATAAAGGTTCAATCGAATGTACATGTGACGAAAGATATTACAGAGCTCCCACGGATTTGAAAGACGCCCCGTGCTCAC AACCGCCATCAGTTCCTCAGAATCTTTCGGTGAGTTTTGTTGACCAATCAACGGTCATTTTAACTTGGCAGCCACCCAGAACATCTGGAGGCCGAAATGACACCACTTATCGGTTGACTTGTGACGTATGTGGGCATGGTGTATCATATGTACCTTCCCAAATGGGTTTTAGTGAAACTAAAGTCACAATATCAGGTCTAAACCCTGTTACAACTTACCGGTTTCAGATATATGCTGAAAATGGCGTGTCTAGCTATAGTGAAAGCCAGTTTGTTGAAAGAACAGTAACAACAGCTGCTTCAG TCTACCATGTGTCTATCAAAGCATCCTCATTAGTTAATAATGTCAGAGTGTTATCTGTAAAAAGTGCAGTTGTTGTCCTTGCCTGGGATCCCCCAGAAGATCCATACATTCAGACGGAGATTTATGAAGTTCGTTACTTTGTACATGGACAAGAGAATAATTCATCTTCAGTTTTAACTAAGAAACCAGAGTCTTCATTGACTGGATTGATGTACAAGACTAAGTATGGCTTTCAG GTCAGAGTCAAAACTATTCATGGCTGGGGAGAGTACAGCAAGCCTATTTATACAACTACTGGTCAACTAGTTGATAGCAcag CTTATATAGAAGAAGATGAAGATGAAGTGCAGGTGCGCATCATAGCTGGAGCAACTGTTGCTGTGGTTGTCTTGGTTGTAGTGATAGTTGTTATGATTGTCTTGTACATTAGaag AAGTTCTGatgactataacaaaaaacaGCCAAGTGATTGTGACACTCTTGACTATGGTACTGGCGAGGGTAAGAAAT TAGTTCCGGGTTTAGAACATCCTCCAATCGTTCCTACTGCTGGAA TGACTACTCTCCTTTTTACTCATTGTGGTGGTCCAAGAAGTTACATTGATCCACATACTTATGAAGATCCCAACCAGGCAGTTAGAGAATTCGCTAAAGAGATAGATGCTTCTCATATCACCATAGAAGCCATCATTGGAGGAG GAGAGTTTGGAGATGTATGCAAAGGAAAACTTAAAGTTCCCTCTCAGCCAGAAATAACAGTTGCCATTAAAACATTGAAGCCTGGTTCACCTGATAAAGCCCGCATGGATTTTTTGACTGAAGCAAGCATCATGGGACAGTTTGATCATCCAAATGTCATCTACTTGCAAGGCGTGGTCACAAAAAGTTACCCAGTCATGATTATCACAGAATATATGGGGAATGGTTCTCTGGATACATTCCTCAGG GCTAATGATGGAAAATTTCAAGTTATCCAGCTGGTTGGAATGCTGAGGGGTATTGCAGCAGGAATGCAGTATCTATCTGAAATGAACTACATCCATAGA GACTTAGCAGCCAGAAATGTACTGGTCAACAACAGTCTAGTTTGTAAAATTGCTGATTTTGGCCTGTCCAGAGAGATAGAGAGCACTGCTGAAGGAGCTTACACAACCAgg GGAGGAAAAATTCCAGTAAGATGGACAGCACCAGAAGCCATTGCTTTCCGAAAGTTCACATCAGCCAGTGATGTGTGGAGTTTTGGCATTGTTTGTTGGGAGGTGATGTCATACGGAGAACGACCATACTGGAACTGGTCCAACCAAGACGTCATCAAGAGCATTGAAAAGGGGTACAGGCTTCCAGCACCAATG gACTGTTCAGAAGCTCTTCATCAGTTAATGTTAGATTGCTGGCAAAATGAACGTTCCTACAGACCCAGTTTCTCCAGCATAGTCACAACCTTAGATAAGTTAAGTAGATGTCCAGACAGTCTACGAAAGATAGCTAATAATAA TTCTTTTGTTGATTTCAGGAATCAGAATCCTTTGGATCCTCACACATCAGACATGATGCTGTTCAAGTCAATAGCAGAGTGGTTGGACAGTCTAAAGATGATTCGATATCTGGAGAATTTTGATCATGCTGGTATAACAACAATGGAAGCAGTGGCCAGGTTAACCCATAAGGATCTAACAACCTTGGGTGTGACTTTAGCTGGACATCAGAAAAAATTACTCAATAGTATTCAGATGCTCAGAGCTCAGATGTCAGAAGGTTTCCTTGTGTAG